The segment gGTGAACTTTGAACAAAGTTCTCTCGAATCAGGGTCATCTGTTCTGAAGAATGCTCTTGCTTCATCCAAGTTGGGGGTAAATATGTCAATCAATGGTAGTAGCCCCTGTAACTTATCATAATTTGATGCTACACAATCGTCAGGAAGTGGTTCATAGATGTACTTTGCATTGGGATTCACCTCGTttatttgttcaattatATCGCGGCATCTATCAATTGAGCAGATTAAATGATAGCACTTGCTATATTTCAACTTGTCGTATTGAAAGACATCCTCAACCTGAATCCTTCTCTTTTCTGTCtgataatgaaaatgacGAATTCCTCCAACATACGTATTGACACCCCTAGTAGTCAATCGATGATTGTTGCGTCTAAATATAACACCTGTCTGCCATGACTCTATCTCTTTATGGACCTCGACGGGAAAATCTGTTCCTTCGTCTATTATTCCGCTAATTTGATGACCTAATTTGGGTGATGAGACTATCCGAGCTCCAATTATGGCATACGTTCCCGCTCCACCAATGATATTGGTTTTTTTTGGTGCTGGTGGATCTATGTATTGATTCTCATCAATAATAAACATACCCAATGTAGTAAGGATTGTCATTGTGGGAATTGCGTAGTAGTACGGAAGTTTAAATTGTGCTCAAATTACGCGATtattttgatgttgattttctttgttgcaaaatagaaaagagaaattggctgcaatttacaaaataaATAATTCTCTCTATATAACTACTTATTATAGTGACTgttcctcatcatcataatcacTCATATAGAATGATTGGATTAAACAAATGAGTGCAAGTACACCCAAAACAACCCATGGCATACTGCCAATTTCTCGTTCGTTACACCATGTCATGAAGTGTCCAAAAATGATTGGACTAATACCTCTAGCCAAAGAATTTAAACTCAAACTTGATCCATTGATCAAAGCTCTATGCTTTTCAGGTGAAGCTCTATGAACCAaaatcattgttgttgggaAACTCACTGAAACAGAACCAGTGATTACCATACCAGTGAAGTACAATAAACTTCTTGCTAACCATTTCGGATTGGAAGGGTCATAATCATGGGTAGTAAATAAATAATACGGAATTATAGCGTATGCTAAAGGGACTAAGGCATACGACATTCGTAAAATGGTTATTGACTTGAAATGGTGATCCAATACAGgaaacaagaaaatcacTGCAAGACTTCCAATAATTCCAGTTGAAGATAATAATGCACCAATATCATTCGTCTGCCACCCAAATCCACCGACTATCGTAAATGGGAACCTTAGCTTGTCAATCAGTAATTGGCTAGCTAGCAACACTGGCATAAATTCGGAGTACAATACTGTATGAAAACAAAGCAAGAAATTGGACAACACGGTTTGTACAACCGGTACAGTAAAAACTTCTTTAGTGAACGGCTGGCTCGCGTTTGTCGTCACTGAATTTCCGTCCCTGGATATAACCGGACCAAGTTGTTCTGAAGAGTATCTTCGTCTAGCTGCATTTCCAAATCTGCGCGATATCAACGTattatcaatttcttcatcattttcttcctcttcaccATCAGCAGCTGAATAAATCTCTACAGGACGTAACAATTCCTCTCTTTCATGAGACAGTTCAATGTCAGAAGGAGCTATATGTCCTGATCTATTTGGAACATCCCACCCCAATTTCTGCAAAATCCAATCACCAATTATCAATCCGTAATCTTTTCTGTTCTTAAACTTTTCAGAGGTTTCTTCAAGGAACAAAAATCCCAATATAAAACTGAAGAGAAGATAACCAGCCAACACAATATTGGACATCGCATAAGGATGCATTGTAACGAAATCTTCGTAGCTCATAAGTTCAGGCAGTTCTGTCTTACCAGGTCTTGTAAACCAAGGGCTACTTCCAATCAAAGGTCCAATGATCAGACCAATACCCCACATCACCGATAACGCGGTAAAAGCCATATTCtgatgtttctttttcactGCAATCTCACCAATGGCTACTCTCATCACAGCTATGTTTCCATTCAATGCACCCATTAATGATCTAGCTACTAATGCCATGGTGAATGTTGACGAGAAACCAAATAAAAGACTTGAAATTGCCGTCCCCAAAACACCAAATAATAATACTGGCTTTCTACCATATTTAACTGAAGCCTGTGCATATTGGACTGAgaacaaaaattgacaaatggCAAATGAGGCTGATAAGTAACCGGCATAAGTGGCAATTTCAGCGGGGTTATCAGTGATGTTAAAATCTTGAATCATGAAAAAGATGTAGGCAAAAATCGAAGTAAACACCATCGGCTCACCTAGTCTGATTAAACATATTAATGAGAGTTGCCATGTGGGGAACCCTTTCATTTGTTCCCAAAATCCTTTCGACATGATTTCGAATCAATTTGCTTGAATCTAAGTATTTCTCACGGTAGGGTTTTATGAGAAgctgttgatgattgaCTCTGATGATTCTTGAAAATTATACAACCTAGAATGAAAGCACAGTAAGATGATATATATTCATTTAAGgtgtgaaaaatttcaacaacaaatgagTAATCATTTAATctaaattgcaaaacaaaaacaaaaagtaaTTTTTCCATTGTTATTACTATTTTTAATTAAAAATTGCGTAACTCCGATCAATTAAACCCCATTCATAAGCCTTAGAATGGGAAGTAGAGGAAAGATCTGTGAGTGTTAGAGTGAAAGAAAATGCTGTGGCTCAGCTGAGACATGGAAACGACCTTGGGTTTACCCTTTAGATAGTTCGCGCCAATTAGCAACAAACTTGATGAACTGTGGCTCGTATTTAATCACGTGATTTAATAAATTGACGTGGGTTCCAACAAAGcataatttgaatgaaatttaGCCCGCTTGGCCAAGTGGTAAGGCGCTCCACTCGTAAAAAACTTTGTAATGGAGCGATCGTCGGTTCAATCCCGACAGTGGGCataaattcttttttttttcaaaatcaacaaaccaaTGTAGTCGATTATGTCAATTCTAGTTGCTTCGGTAAGGTGCGTGCACTTTTTGAACCAGTAATGATAGCTTCAGAACTGAACAAGTTTATTTCGTAGAATTTTTATTCATTACACGATGAAGTATTTTTTGGGTAAAAAAAATGCAAATTTATTTCACAAGATCTTTATGAAAAGTTAATTTTGCTAAAATTTTCGATACCATCGTGTCCTATTTTCATTCCAGTTATAAAAATATAGAGCTGCTAGCTAAGACTTGCTAACTTATGTGCAAGTGATGAGTATAGGTCAAGAGTTTTTAATCCCAATATAGACTTGAATGCATGTAGTATGACCCAATTAGATTAGAAAGATTGAGTAAACACCCGAGCCATATGgaaaaagcaaaatttAACTATCATCCCCTAATCCGCCTTAAACGAGAGTCTATTGGCTCAATTGATCTATAATCTGTTACAAAGTATTGAAATCTCGGATCCGACACAAAATCACGAAGTCACAAAAGCTTCTTCAtatatcttcaattgaaaacaacTTTAAACGATTTGAATCTTGCGCCAAGAAATCACGACGTTGTCAACATAAATAACATGCAGCTTGCTTCCGAATTCGCTTTATATCGAGGGAGCTACTTCATTCCTTTATTACGTATAGCTCTCCAGcacttttgaaaacatgAACTTATACTCATGAATTCCAGTGTGATCAATCAGAGTCACACCCAAATTACCTCTAAAAGATCACAATATAACCTGACGAAGCTTTTATTTATCACATTCAACTAATTGCTAGGTTTTAAAAGTTTTTCACTTGGATATATTCCAGATACAATACTCGTAACAGTGTTGATACTTTTTCCTATTGTCTACCCACCCCTACAAGTAAATATCATTCTAGATTCAACTTTAAAGATCCCTTTATGCATAGATCTACCTAAATTTCATCAAGGGGTCTGGTGACACATCACAATgtttttgtcaatttaCTTTATCGTTTCATTATATATATGCGCTCCTAATTACTCACCTGGTTGCCAtgtcaattcaaatgaagttcaattgagttGTCAGCAACTAATATCCCGGGAGGGGTTCCTACCCCACCACTTTTCTTTCACACGTGGAGCAACGGTTCAACTCAACAGATTCACATCACAACATCCGCTCAACACActtgaacaattttgtGTCGCACTAGGAAACATAGACTCTGTGACCTTTTTTAAATTCTCGAAACGTAAAAGATCATTCCAAAGTAGACGCTGTAATGAGTCTTATTGCGTGCGTGATACTCAGGTATACTTTTTCTCTAACCATGTTCGTGTTGTATTGTTACCTAGAGTATATTCTTTTAAAGTTTGGGTGCTggttgttttgtttgttctACATGAAATATTATTTAACTGTTTACGATTGTTTACATtacattttgtgtaatcTCCCACAACGTAAAAATTTGATGGGAATTGGACTGCGGTTGATCTTGGTCGAACCCATTCAGTTCAATTGGTAATCCGTCAGGTGTAACGCCTCAATAGGTTACTCTCTATAAGTCAGAACCCGTGAATTCACTATTGAACTCTTTCGAGTTGTTACTGTAATTAGAGATGGATAGAATGCAACCTAACACGGGTAACCAGCACAACCACTAAACTAAAATGTATTTGGATAAGCAATCGTTTACTGTTTGCCAAAAGCTGTCGAGGATGGACACAAATGCATCTACAGATCACAAGAAATCTAAGGTGATTTTACGTTGAGCTCGTATTTATAAAAACAAACGCGCTTGCAATAAGCCTTTGTGTtacattcaattttgtgaaAGTATaataattttctttttgcaaGAAAAATTATAACTCACCACGTACTCTGTCGAAGGTGCCGGGATGTATATATAAAGAGGGAAAAGTATGCTGTCGTTTTGACGTCAAAGCGAAATTGGTTTAATATCAATTCACTGAACAGCTTACATCTGTATACCCACTAACCCCCAGTCTTTCTTTAAAAAGTTACATTGAGGTTTCATCACCAGCCTACAAAGCCATGAACttgaaatcattgttgaCAGCCGTGTTACCATTGATGGTAGCCACAGCAGCCGCAGAATCCAATGAGGAGGAAATATTGACAGTCACTAGAACACATTTTGTGACCAGCCCATGTATTAGCTATTTTGCCAGCAGTTTGTTACCAAACAATCCTGAAGGCTTGACCACTGGGATTCCCgttgtttttgttcatGCTcctaaaaataaagaaaaccaaaaaaacaagattgattttaCTTCCATCATTACCCGTACAAATACCCACATAGTATATGAGACAGGAGTGCCGAAATCAAAAGGTGGAGTACAAGTCGAGACGAAGAATGGTGCTTCATGCAGTACGATCACTACGTATTCAACGATCACTCATGAAACCTCTACTTGCTCTTCTGAAAAGTGTCAAGTCCACACATACACGACTGTCATTCCAAGCGTTTACACCATTATTGGTGACACCGCTGCAAAAGAGACGTCTGTGGCCAAAGCAAAACTGGACTCTGAAAGTCAAAGGTTAACCAATAACGGTAAGGTATCATCGAACTTATCAGGCATTGCAGGAGAAGCATCACGCAATACGAATCTCGCGTCTTTCTTAACAACCTCCATTGATGTTGCTcaaaccaccaccacatCAACCATATTCAGTGCCACAGAGACTCCTGAAAGTACATATAGTCCATCTACTTCTTTGGAGTCATTaccaacaaccaaatcagCTCCAGTAACATCACAATCAGTTGTTTCAGAAACTAAATCAATTACTATAGACctttcttcaataacaGATAATGTCACTATTTCCAACAATACTACCGAGGTATCAACAGTCAATGGCAACTCAACAAGCTCGTTGCTATCCATCTCTAGCGagctttcttcttcttcgcAACCACTTGAAACCACATTATCAACCATCTTGATTAGTTCTTCTGCTGCTGGACCATacttcaattcatcaatagtGCTGATTTCACACCTGACAAGCGCTCTATCAACTGGATCATCTGAGAGCGAAATTTCAAGCCCACAAGTTCTGTCTGAACCATCATTTGCtgaatcttcaacttcatcaagCTCCTCAACAGAGACGAGAGTTGCCGCTGCCACTGATATCTGCTATTCGGGAGATTTATTTTCACCCATTGATACCAATGCGCCACCTTTGGTATTTCCTAGACAACAATTGCCTTTATCAATTCCAGCAGGTGTGAACAACAATGGTGTGCCAattcaaaccaacaaattCTATGCAAATTTATTCTTAGGTGACCAGGATCTGATGGTTTACACTTATCCTTATGGGATATACTGGAGCAAGACAAGTTACTATGGTTTCGGAGTTCAGCACACAAATATTTCTAACCGAGTATTTGGATcacaaaatacaaacaatcCTGGAGTATCATCATATTATTTCAACCCCACCAACAATGGGGAGATTATTCTTTCAGCCACCGAATTTACTGAGGAAACAGTACACATGGCTCTCAGTGACATGACAGAAATGGCAGCTAAtatcaaattatcaaccTCATCTGGTGATGATATAAACTATCTTGAGATTCCAGTTGTCCAAGGTATGGGATTTGTCACAGGGATCTATAATGGTAACTTGATTCCAGAGTTAAATTCATTGTATGGTATTCGTactttggaattggaaaagtcGGATGCTTTGCTATCGAATATTTTAAAGTATAGGGCAACTTTGTTCAACGGAGTGGAATGGTTGATTTACATCACGTTACCCACAGAAGATGACGACTTTGAATTCACTGCTGACGATTCATATCATTTGAAGGCATCAAAGTCTGTTGATGGTTTAATCATTCAAGTGGCTCTTGCTCCTGAAACTTCAAAGAACCAGTTTTACGATGCTGCTGCCGGGATGTACGTTACAGACGCCACAATACAAGGTAGTGTCGCTTGCTCCTCATCAGCTTCATACCTGTTTGCATATGAAACATCAGGTTCGTCATCCAGTGGTAAGCCCATTATTTTCGCCTTGCCACATCACCTTCATACCTTGACCTCAACATCCGGTGCTACAGGTATAACCGTTTCTTCACCAACCAAAGGTGAGATGATAGGATTCTTGACCAATGAATTATCATTCTTGGAAACTATTGATAAAAACATTCAGTTTTTGCCTTACCTTGCTGGAAGAACTGGACTGTTGTCGTATTCTAGTGATCAATTGACCTTGCTTGCCACTTCGGCAAATGATGAGCTTGCCGTCGATATTGCAAGTACCGTTGCGAACATGAACTCCAATTATTTTTCAGGCAAAGTCATTGACAAGTATGCACAGATTTTGTTAGTTGTTAGTGAAATTATCGATGATGAGGCGGTGACAAATGCAACATTATCCGAGATGAAGGATGCGTTTGAAACATTCCTTAACAACCAACAATACTACCCTTTGATGTACGATACTAAGTTCGGTGGAGTCACCTCTACCGCGGCTCAAAATGGTGACAATGGTGCTGATTTTGGAAGTGCCTTTTATAATGATCACCATTTCCATTATGGATACTTTGTTCATGCAGCAGCAGTAGTAGGTTACATCGATAAAAAGTTGGGTGGTACTTGGGCACAGGATCACAAACATTGGGTGAACTCTTTAGTTAGAGACGTTGCCAACCCATCGAGAACTGATCTGTATTTCCCTGTCTCAAGATCATTTTCGTGGTATGACGGTCATAGTTGGGCTGCTGGATTATATGAAAGTAATGATGGTAAGAATCAAGAATCCAGTTCGGAGGACATTCATTTCGCTTATGGTATGAAGTTGTGGGGAAGTGTTATTGAAGATTATGCAATGGAAGCAAGGGGAGGTTTGATGTTATCATTAATGAGCCGTGCATTCAACATGTACTTCTACTACAAGTCTGACAACACCGTGCAGCCACAAGAAATCCTTCCCAACAAGGTCAGTGGtattttctttgaaaataaagtaGATTATACGACATACTTTGGCACTCCAGACCAACACCCAGAGTATGTTCACGGTATTCATATGTTGCCAATTACTGCAGCTAGCTCGTCAGTAAGAATACTGTCATACGTTGAGGAAGAATGGCAAgatcaaatttcaacattcaTTGACAACGTTGACAGTGGATGGACCGGAATTTTGAGGTTGAATCAAGCAATTATTGATGCTCAGTCGTCGTACGAATTCTTTAGTTCAAATAATTGGTCTAGCAGATATTTGGACAATGGACAGAGTCGTACATGGAGTTTAGCTTTCTCCGCCGGTGTTTTATAGTATATGATATAGTTCTTTCGTAGTAGTTTATTTGTTCGGTatttaattttatttttgtaaaccgtcgaaaaaaaaagggtGAACAAAATTATAGTTTGAGTACCGGTTCCTCAACTCAATACCACCATGTTTTCGTTTGCCAAGAAGTTGGTAGATCGATTCGAAGGACATACTACCCAAGAGGCTTCCCTTCATGACTCGTATTTCAAGAATGCTACACAAATAAACAACAGAGGGTTTGCACTTCGAGTTTTGCACGTTCAACCACACTCGGCCGCACATGCCAAGGGTTTCGAAGCATGGTTTGattatatcatcaaaatcaattcacaCGAATTGCCAATGCAATATCCAATGTCCAATTTTCCCTACTCAGTTAATGAGGATGGAAGTATAAACTATGGTTCAAACACAACGTCCGAGCAAGCGTCggcaattgattttaatttattAGCTCAGGAATTGCTGACTTTggcaaaaacaaatcagGAACTAAAACTTGATGTATGGAATGCCAAGGGCGGAGTAGTGAGACAAATCAGTATTCCATTGGATGAGTTCagcaaagaagaagaaagcGATGATGATTCTTCCACCATAAAATTGTTTGCTGACAAGTTTAAGCGAATTGGCTTAACGGTTGAATCGCAACATTTAAATACAGCCACATATGTATGGAGGATTCTAAATACTCACCAAGGATCTCCGGCATTCAGGTCTCAGTTGGTCCCTCAATctgatttcatcattggGTGCGATTCTGTTTACGTCACTGACGGGACTGGTAAAGGGCTACTTGCAAAGGGAGGCGAATCTTTGTTGTCAAATACGGTGTCGAATTATTACAATTATTACCACAACCAAACTCACGAGGAGTACATTCCTATAACACTTTACGTGTACAACCATGATTACGACGTCTTGCGTCCTGTCACTGTGAACTTGTCTCGCAATTGGGGAACTGGACATAATCGAGGAATCCTTGGATGCGATGTTGGTTATGGTCTTCTCCATCGTATCCCAGAAGTCATTGGTAAATTCGACCAGAACTCAGTGGTTGACGATGTGTTGTTTGAAAGTAACCAAGATATCCAGTACCAAGCGGATCTTGCAACAACTGCCCCACAATTTGACACCAACAcaaattttatcaatacGGCACCCCCACCAATGGGGTCCGTTGTACCTCAGTCATCAGTGTCTCCACTTCCACCAAAATCATCTAGTCGGAAAAAGAAGCACGTTGCAGCTCTCAATGCGGGAGATTCCTTGAGTGATTACATGAATGAAGAGCTAGAGAAATCCAAAAAGTTAGATGATAGTTCAAAACCGAAGACTTCAACAGAGACGGTGCCTCCTCCACCTATAAGTAAATAGGGAGACTTTATTAGTTGTAAAATAGGTGCCCTATATTTTAGAGCTTTGTAGTAATCACCGTTTCTAGGCACTTTAGCTATCGTTTTTTCACTCTTACCACGCCATTCTTAAACgtcaaatcaaaatttgttcaaacagcggaaaaaaaaagaaaaatactCTTTGTTCAACCTACTTATCAAACCCCAGATTTTTATCGAAACGTTATCAATGGTcacaattgttgtattaGGAGCAGGCGTTATTGGCCTAACCACGGCCATTGAGCTTAAAAAATGGAACCCAAGCTTGGAAATCACAATTGCGGCGCACCACTTCCCTGGTGATCTTGCTCATTCTTACGCTTCTCCATGGGCTGGTGCTAACTGGCAGTCATTTGCAACGGGCCAAGATTCCAAACTACAGAAAATAGATCAGCCAGGATATGAGAAGTTTATGCGTTTAGCTGTTGATGATCCAAGAGCAGGTATCTGGATCGTTGACAATACGACATACCACACAAAGTATGATGTAACTATCGCTAAAGGtaattttcaaagcttCATTCCCTGGTACAAGGACTTTGTTCAAGGGTTCAAAGTACTTGAAGAGGACAAGATCCCATTTGATGACATCTCATTCGGTACATCCTTCAAAGGTGTTGTCATCACCGTGCCAATTTACCTTTCGTACTTGGTTCAACAGAATAAAGAATTGGGAAACACATTCAAGAAGATCCCTCTCATCAAAAGCATCAAAGAGGCAAGAACTATCACAAACCATCCTGATTACGTTATTAATTCAACTGGATTGGGAGCTACTAAAATACAAGGAGTGGAGGACAAAAAGGAGAATTTCCCCGTCAAAGGTCAGACACTTTTAGTAAAAAACAATGCCAAATCAACTGTTGCAGTTCAAGGATTCCCTGGACTACCCGATGAGATGCTCTATGTAATGCCTAGACGAGATGGTGGATCAATCATTGGTGGATGCTTCAGACCTGGAGACGAATCCACTGACGAAGACAAAGAGTTGACAGCTAGGTTAGTAAGAAGAGCAACCAAGTATGTTCCTGAGTTGGTTGATCCAaagttcaaaaacaattccACAAAAATTGAGATCGAAAGAGTTAACGTAGGTTTCAGACCACTTAGAGAGGACGGAGTTAGAATTGAAGTGGACCTGAAGTACAAGTGGTTGATTCATGACTATGGAGCCGGCGCCGGTGGCTATCAAGGAAGTGTTGGAATGGCCCGCGAAGTAGTTGAggttttgaagaaggagtTATCACGAATGAAGTCAAAGATCTAGGGCCACGGACCATTTGAGCTATGGGGAAACGCTGTatcaaaaaaacaattcagATGGTTCGGTGTGTCCCTACGGATGATACAATACAACTCTAAATTATACATTCTCAACCTCCTATACATTAAAACGTATGTAATGCCACAACTGTAATTGCAGTTTTTCTTGAGCAACTCCCTCTCTTTATGATTAAACCAAGTTTTACACCAagtcaaattcttcaatcttgtttcaaGCTTTCTCAGCGACATATGATACCAATCAAAGCATTGAATATGGTTTTCCCTCCTTGTTTAGCATACTTTTTTGTATGTTCTTTATCTGTGTGTTCTGATATAAATCCAGCGGCTTTATTTTGGTGTGCCAGAAGTGGAGTTGGCTTGTCTGAATACGTGTGGGTTTTAACGTTAAGATTTGTATATCCGTGTTGAGCAGGAAAAATGCCTTtgttttttggttgttcaGGAATAGACATGTTTATGTGGGAAGCTTAACCAATCTTTTACAATAAAAGGGGGTTTTGAATGgtggtttttttttttttggatTGCTGTATAGATCTtatcttttgcaatttctcGAGGGAGAGAGCGGCTGTAGGAATACAAAGTTGTTCTAAATGTTGACACAAATCCTTAAAAGTATGAGCCCTCCAAACATC is part of the Candida orthopsilosis Co 90-125, chromosome 2 draft sequence genome and harbors:
- a CDS encoding Mak32 protein (involved in the structural stability of L-A double-stranded RNA-containing particles) is translated as MTILTTLGMFIIDENQYIDPPAPKKTNIIGGAGTYAIIGARIVSSPKLGHQISGIIDEGTDFPVEVHKEIESWQTGVIFRRNNHRLTTRGVNTYVGGIRHFHYQTEKRRIQVEDVFQYDKLKYSKCYHLICSIDRCRDIIEQINEVNPNAKYIYEPLPDDCVASNYDKLQGLLPLIDIFTPNLDEARAFFRTDDPDSRELCSKFTQFQKIPNSGTVIRCGADGCCISTIDSESFKLPAYHQNQADVIDVTGGGNSFCGGFIMGWYLSQGDWLVGGICGNIASGCIIERLGMPKVSEDGWKLNGKSLRERVDTYLRNNSKLDVKLNWL
- a CDS encoding membrane transporter, which produces MSKGFWEQMKGFPTWQLSLICLIRLGEPMVFTSIFAYIFFMIQDFNITDNPAEIATYAGYLSASFAICQFLFSVQYAQASVKYGRKPVLLFGVLGTAISSLLFGFSSTFTMALVARSLMGALNGNIAVMRVAIGEIAVKKKHQNMAFTALSVMWGIGSIIGPLIGSSPWFTRPGKTESPELMSYEDFVTMHPYAMSNIVLAGYLLFSFILGFLFLEETSEKFKNRKDYGLIIGDWILQKLGWDVPNRSGHIAPSDIESSHEREELLRPVEIYSAADGEEEENDEEIDNTLISRRFGNAARRRYSSEQLGPVISRDGNSVTTNASQPFTKEVFTVPVVQTVLSNFLLCFHTVLYSEFMPVLLASQLSIDKLRFPFTIVGGFGWQTNDIGALLSSTGIIGSLAVIFLFPVLDHHFKSITILRMSYALVPLAYAIIPYYLFTTHDYDPSNPKWLARSLLYFTGMVITGSVSVSFPTTMILVHRASPEKHRALINGSSLSLNSLARGISPIIFGHFMTWCNEREIGSMPWVVLGVLALICLIQSFYMSDYDDEEQSL
- a CDS encoding membrane transporter, with the translated sequence MFLSIYFIVSLYICAPNYSPGCHVNSNEVQLSCQQLISREGFLPHHFSFTRGATVQLNRFTSQHPLNTLEQFCVALGNIDSVTFFKFSKRKRSFQSRRCNESYCVRDTQVYFFSNHVRVVLLPRVYSFKVWVSVVLFVLHEILFNCLRLFTLHFV
- a CDS encoding Eng1 Endo-1,3-beta-glucanase (required for cell separation after homologous to S. cerevisiae Dse4p) → MNLKSLLTAVLPLMVATAAAESNEEEILTVTRTHFVTSPCISYFASSLLPNNPEGLTTGIPVVFVHAPKNKENQKNKIDFTSIITRTNTHIVYETGVPKSKGGVQVETKNGASCSTITTYSTITHETSTCSSEKCQVHTYTTVIPSVYTIIGDTAAKETSVAKAKSDSESQRLTNNGKVSSNLSGIAGEASRNTNLASFLTTSIDVAQTTTTSTIFSATETPESTYSPSTSLESLPTTKSAPVTSQSVVSETKSITIDLSSITDNVTISNNTTEVSTVNGNSTSSLLSISSELSSSSQPLETTLSTILISSSAAGPYFNSSIVSISHSTSALSTGSSESEISSPQVSSEPSFAESSTSSSSSTETRVAAATDICYSGDLFSPIDTNAPPLVFPRQQLPLSIPAGVNNNGVPIQTNKFYANLFLGDQDSMVYTYPYGIYWSKTSYYGFGVQHTNISNRVFGSQNTNNPGVSSYYFNPTNNGEIILSATEFTEETVHMALSDMTEMAANIKLSTSSGDDINYLEIPVVQGMGFVTGIYNGNLIPELNSLYGIRTLELEKSDALLSNILKYRATLFNGVEWLIYITLPTEDDDFEFTADDSYHLKASKSVDGLIIQVALAPETSKNQFYDAAAGMYVTDATIQGSVACSSSASYSFAYETSGSSSSGKPIIFALPHHLHTLTSTSGATGITVSSPTKGEMIGFLTNELSFLETIDKNIQFLPYLAGRTGSLSYSSDQLTLLATSANDELAVDIASTVANMNSNYFSGKVIDKYAQILLVVSEIIDDEAVTNATLSEMKDAFETFLNNQQYYPLMYDTKFGGVTSTAAQNGDNGADFGSAFYNDHHFHYGYFVHAAAVVGYIDKKLGGTWAQDHKHWVNSLVRDVANPSRTDSYFPVSRSFSWYDGHSWAAGLYESNDGKNQESSSEDIHFAYGMKLWGSVIEDYAMEARGGLMLSLMSRAFNMYFYYKSDNTVQPQEILPNKVSGIFFENKVDYTTYFGTPDQHPEYVHGIHMLPITAASSSVRISSYVEEEWQDQISTFIDNVDSGWTGILRLNQAIIDAQSSYEFFSSNNWSSRYLDNGQSRTWSLAFSAGVL
- a CDS encoding Dao1 D-amino acid oxidase; the protein is MVTIVVLGAGVIGLTTAIELKKWNPSLEITIAAHHFPGDLAHSYASPWAGANWQSFATGQDSKLQKIDQPGYEKFMRLAVDDPRAGIWIVDNTTYHTKYDVTIAKGNFQSFIPWYKDFVQGFKVLEEDKIPFDDISFGTSFKGVVITVPIYLSYLVQQNKELGNTFKKIPLIKSIKEARTITNHPDYVINSTGLGATKIQGVEDKKENFPVKGQTLLVKNNAKSTVAVQGFPGLPDEMLYVMPRRDGGSIIGGCFRPGDESTDEDKELTARLVRRATKYVPELVDPKFKNNSTKIEIERVNVGFRPLREDGVRIEVDSKYKWLIHDYGAGAGGYQGSVGMAREVVEVLKKELSRMKSKI